A single window of Lysobacter oculi DNA harbors:
- the bioF gene encoding 8-amino-7-oxononanoate synthase, giving the protein MMRPSLRDRILEARKQRDDRRRRRHRQSIQRRDGVHLEIDGRWLTGFCSNDYLGLSQHFSVIGALQDEAARSGAGGVSSHLVCGHMAIHDALEREVADWLQVPAALAFSSGWAGNLAVVQAMLGEGDVCVQDRLNHASLLDATRLASCHLRRYPHGDVEGALRQLRTHPDGAAMIATDGVFSMDGDLAPLRDLALAAMVQRATLYVDDAHGIGVVGPEGRGSVAAARLTVKEVPLQLATLGKALGSFGAVVAGEADYVAHLAETARPYLYTTALTPAQAAASLAAVKLARREHWRREKLLALTLRFRAAALRNGFALLDSDTPIQPLVCGTAAHALAMADALRDEGFLTVAIRPPTVPENTARLRITLSALHTPEDIDALVDALCRARDETRRRVGTPL; this is encoded by the coding sequence CTGATGCGTCCTTCGCTGCGCGATCGCATCCTGGAAGCGCGCAAGCAGCGCGACGACCGGCGCCGCCGCCGGCATCGCCAATCCATCCAGCGCCGCGACGGCGTGCATCTGGAAATCGACGGCCGCTGGCTGACCGGTTTCTGCAGCAACGACTACCTGGGCCTGTCGCAGCATTTTTCGGTGATCGGCGCCCTGCAGGACGAGGCCGCGCGCTCCGGCGCCGGCGGCGTGTCCTCGCACCTGGTCTGCGGCCACATGGCCATCCACGATGCGCTGGAACGCGAAGTCGCCGACTGGCTGCAGGTGCCGGCGGCGCTGGCGTTCTCCAGCGGCTGGGCCGGCAACCTGGCGGTGGTGCAGGCGATGCTGGGCGAAGGCGACGTCTGCGTGCAGGACCGCCTCAACCACGCCAGCCTGCTCGATGCCACCCGCCTGGCCAGCTGCCACCTGCGCCGCTATCCGCATGGCGATGTCGAAGGCGCGTTGCGCCAGTTGCGCACCCATCCCGATGGCGCGGCGATGATCGCCACCGACGGCGTCTTCAGCATGGACGGCGACCTCGCGCCGCTGCGCGACCTCGCGCTGGCCGCGATGGTCCAGCGCGCGACGCTGTATGTCGATGACGCGCACGGCATCGGCGTGGTCGGCCCGGAGGGGCGCGGCAGCGTGGCGGCCGCGCGGCTGACGGTGAAGGAAGTACCGCTGCAGCTGGCCACGCTCGGCAAGGCGCTCGGCAGCTTCGGCGCGGTGGTGGCGGGCGAGGCCGATTACGTCGCGCATCTCGCCGAAACCGCGCGTCCGTATCTCTACACCACCGCGCTCACCCCGGCACAGGCCGCGGCCTCGCTGGCGGCGGTCAAGCTGGCCCGGCGCGAACACTGGCGCCGCGAAAAACTGCTGGCGCTGACCCTGCGCTTCCGCGCCGCCGCGCTCCGCAATGGCTTCGCCCTGCTCGATTCCGACACGCCGATCCAGCCGCTGGTCTGCGGCACCGCCGCGCATGCCCTGGCGATGGCCGACGCGCTGCGCGACGAAGGCTTCCTGACCGTCGCCATCCGCCCGCCGACCGTGCCGGAAAACACCGCGCGCCTGCGCATCACGCTTTCCGCGCTGCACACGCCGGAAGACATCGACGCGCTGGTGGACGCCCTCTGCCGCGCCCGCGACGAAACCCGGCGCCGCGTCGGCACCCCGCTGTGA
- the bioB gene encoding biotin synthase BioB has product MSETTLGAAPVRHDWTRPEVAALFALPFTDLLFRAASVHRAHFNADEVQVSTLLSVKTGGCPEDCGYCPQAQRYHTGVDATKLMECDAVLEKARAAKAAGASRFCMGAAWRSPKDRDIPKVAEMIAGVKALGLETCATLGMLSDTQASALKDAGLDYYNHNLDTAPDFYGDVITTRDYQDRLDTLSNVRDAGLKTCCGGIVGMGESRDQRAGLLHTLATLPAHPDSVPINRLVRVAGTPLAEEKELDPFEFVRTIAVARIVMPKSMVRLSAGRETMSDELQALCFLAGANSIFHGDKLLTTGNPDTARDDALFARLGLKPMPFAGADINPCSETVHADILASAAA; this is encoded by the coding sequence ATGTCTGAAACCACCCTCGGCGCCGCACCGGTCCGCCACGACTGGACGCGCCCGGAAGTCGCCGCGCTGTTCGCGCTGCCCTTCACCGACCTGCTGTTCCGCGCCGCCAGCGTGCACCGTGCGCATTTCAACGCCGACGAGGTGCAGGTCTCGACCCTGCTCTCGGTCAAGACCGGCGGCTGCCCGGAGGACTGCGGCTACTGCCCGCAGGCGCAGCGCTACCACACCGGCGTGGACGCGACCAAGTTGATGGAATGCGATGCGGTGCTGGAGAAGGCCCGCGCCGCCAAGGCCGCCGGTGCCTCGCGCTTCTGCATGGGGGCGGCCTGGCGCTCGCCGAAGGACCGCGACATCCCGAAGGTGGCCGAGATGATCGCCGGGGTGAAGGCGCTGGGTCTCGAAACCTGTGCCACGCTCGGCATGCTCAGCGACACCCAGGCCAGTGCGCTGAAAGACGCCGGCCTCGACTACTACAACCACAACCTGGACACCGCGCCGGATTTCTATGGCGATGTCATCACCACCCGCGACTACCAGGACCGCCTCGACACGCTGTCGAACGTGCGCGATGCCGGCCTGAAGACCTGCTGCGGCGGTATCGTCGGCATGGGCGAGTCGCGCGACCAGCGCGCCGGCCTGCTGCACACGCTGGCCACGCTGCCGGCGCACCCGGATTCGGTGCCGATCAACCGCCTGGTGCGCGTCGCCGGCACGCCGCTGGCCGAGGAGAAGGAACTCGATCCGTTCGAGTTCGTGCGCACGATCGCCGTCGCCCGCATCGTCATGCCGAAGTCGATGGTGCGGCTGTCGGCCGGCCGCGAGACCATGAGCGACGAGCTGCAGGCGCTCTGCTTCCTGGCCGGCGCCAATTCGATCTTCCACGGCGACAAGCTGCTGACCACCGGCAATCCGGACACCGCGCGCGACGACGCATTGTTCGCGCGGCTGGGCCTGAAGCCGATGCCGTTCGCCGGCGCCGACATCAATCCGTGCAGCGAGACCGTGCACGCCGACATCCTCGCTTCGGCCGCCGCCTGA
- a CDS encoding ComF family protein produces the protein MPRPVNFSPRPWVDGLLRRLWPASCLVCGLAGDAGADRDLCPACFAALPWNRHACRRCALPLPVADADARCGDCLASRSPLDHVEAGFVYAAPFDRLVPMFKFNQSLASGRLLAGLMADALRDAAAHAPDAVLVPIPLHRQRLRQRGYDQALELAKPLARALGRRMDARLLQRPRATGAQSRLDKAGRARNLHGAFAVRAGIEPPAHVVLVDDVMTTGATLEAAALALRAAGVARVDAWVCARVP, from the coding sequence ATGCCCCGCCCTGTCAACTTTTCGCCGCGCCCGTGGGTTGACGGCCTGCTGCGCCGGCTCTGGCCCGCGTCCTGTTTGGTGTGTGGCCTGGCGGGGGATGCCGGCGCCGACCGCGACCTGTGCCCGGCCTGTTTCGCCGCCCTGCCGTGGAACCGCCACGCCTGCCGGCGCTGCGCCCTGCCCCTGCCGGTGGCTGATGCCGATGCGCGCTGCGGCGACTGCCTCGCAAGCCGGTCGCCGCTGGATCATGTCGAAGCCGGCTTCGTCTACGCCGCGCCCTTCGACCGGCTGGTGCCGATGTTCAAGTTCAACCAGTCGCTGGCGTCGGGGCGCCTGCTGGCCGGCCTGATGGCCGATGCCCTGCGCGATGCCGCCGCCCACGCCCCCGACGCCGTCTTGGTGCCGATCCCGCTGCATCGCCAACGCCTGCGCCAGCGCGGCTACGACCAGGCGCTGGAACTCGCGAAGCCGCTGGCCCGCGCGCTTGGGCGGCGGATGGACGCGCGACTGCTGCAGCGCCCGCGTGCGACCGGCGCACAGTCGCGGCTGGACAAGGCCGGCCGTGCCCGCAACCTGCACGGTGCGTTCGCGGTCCGCGCCGGCATCGAGCCGCCCGCCCACGTGGTGCTGGTCGATGACGTGATGACCACCGGCGCCACGCTGGAAGCCGCCGCCCTCGCGCTGCGTGCGGCCGGCGTTGCGCGGGTGGATGCCTGGGTGTGCGCGCGCGTCCCGTAG
- the ubiA gene encoding 4-hydroxybenzoate octaprenyltransferase, with the protein MSYERYAPAPDLRPAWRRRLGAYLRLMRADRPIGWLLLLWPTWWGLWIASGGLPEWHPLVVFTVGVWLTRGAGCVINDYADRWLDGEVERTRQRPLVTGEVRPKEALALFAVLMLAAFALVLTLNKLAIWMSVVGVALAASYPFLKRYTYLPQVYLGMAFGWGIPMAFAAIQGTVPPVAWLLYIGNILWATAYDTWYAMVDREDDLRMGSKSTAILFGELDLVAQGVLYAAMFLALGLAGQRAEMGHFYWAGLGVAVLLVLWEFRIARTRERADCFRAFLHNNWVGMAVFAGIALDFALR; encoded by the coding sequence ATGAGTTACGAACGATACGCGCCGGCGCCCGACCTGCGCCCGGCCTGGCGGCGCAGGCTCGGCGCCTACCTGCGGCTGATGCGCGCGGACCGGCCGATCGGCTGGCTGCTGCTGCTGTGGCCGACGTGGTGGGGCCTGTGGATCGCCAGCGGCGGCCTGCCGGAGTGGCACCCGCTGGTCGTCTTCACCGTGGGCGTCTGGCTGACCCGTGGCGCCGGCTGCGTGATCAACGACTACGCCGACCGCTGGCTGGATGGCGAAGTGGAGCGCACCCGCCAGCGCCCGCTGGTCACCGGCGAGGTCAGGCCGAAGGAAGCGCTGGCGCTGTTCGCGGTGTTGATGCTGGCCGCCTTCGCGCTGGTGCTGACGCTCAACAAGCTGGCGATCTGGATGAGCGTGGTCGGCGTGGCGCTGGCGGCGAGCTATCCCTTCCTCAAGCGCTACACCTACCTGCCGCAGGTCTATCTCGGCATGGCCTTCGGCTGGGGCATCCCGATGGCGTTCGCGGCGATCCAGGGCACGGTGCCGCCGGTCGCCTGGCTGCTCTACATCGGCAACATCCTCTGGGCCACCGCCTACGACACCTGGTACGCCATGGTCGACCGCGAGGACGACCTGCGCATGGGTTCGAAATCCACCGCGATCCTGTTCGGCGAGCTGGACCTGGTCGCGCAGGGCGTGCTGTACGCGGCGATGTTCCTGGCGCTGGGGCTGGCCGGGCAGCGCGCGGAGATGGGGCATTTCTACTGGGCCGGGCTGGGCGTGGCCGTGCTGCTGGTGCTGTGGGAATTCCGCATCGCGCGGACCCGCGAACGCGCCGATTGCTTCCGCGCCTTCCTCCACAACAACTGGGTGGGGATGGCGGTCTTCGCCGGCATCGCGCTGGACTTCGCCCTGCGCTGA
- a CDS encoding LysR family transcriptional regulator, giving the protein MQDLNDLYYFVHVVDHGGFAPAGRALGVPKSKLSRRIALLEERLGVRLIQRSSRRFNVTEPGQAYYAHAKAALVEVAAAEEAILRQGSEPRGTVRMSCPITLLDTDVGPMVAEFLSLHPQVSLHLDATNRRVDVIGEGLDIALRVRPPPLEDSDLVMRVLASRRQCLVASPRLMARLGQPDTPEALLGYPSMDLGLPQNQHVWDLHGPSGEHAAIHHQPRFVTRGMLALRDAAVDGVGIVQLPRMVTRELVAQGRLQHVLEGWAPKEEIVHAVFPSRRGVLPAVRALIDFLAQRFAALDVD; this is encoded by the coding sequence ATGCAGGACCTCAACGACCTCTATTACTTCGTCCATGTGGTGGACCACGGCGGCTTTGCCCCGGCCGGTCGCGCATTGGGCGTGCCGAAGTCGAAGCTGAGCCGGCGCATCGCCCTGCTGGAGGAACGTCTCGGCGTGCGCCTGATCCAGCGTTCCAGCCGCCGCTTCAACGTGACCGAGCCCGGTCAGGCCTATTACGCCCACGCCAAGGCCGCGCTGGTGGAAGTCGCCGCCGCCGAGGAGGCGATCCTGCGGCAGGGCTCGGAGCCGCGCGGCACGGTGCGGATGAGCTGCCCGATCACCCTGCTCGACACCGACGTCGGCCCGATGGTCGCGGAATTCCTGAGCCTGCATCCGCAGGTCAGCCTGCACCTGGACGCCACCAACCGCCGGGTCGACGTGATCGGCGAAGGGCTGGACATCGCGCTGCGGGTGCGGCCGCCGCCGCTGGAGGATTCCGACCTGGTGATGCGGGTGCTGGCCTCGCGCCGGCAATGCCTGGTCGCCAGCCCGCGCCTGATGGCGCGGCTCGGCCAGCCGGACACGCCGGAAGCGCTGCTCGGCTACCCGAGCATGGATCTGGGCCTGCCGCAGAACCAGCATGTCTGGGACCTGCACGGGCCCAGCGGCGAACACGCCGCCATCCACCACCAGCCGCGTTTCGTCACCCGCGGCATGCTCGCCCTGCGCGATGCGGCGGTGGACGGCGTCGGCATCGTGCAGCTGCCGCGCATGGTCACCCGCGAGCTGGTCGCGCAGGGCCGGCTGCAGCACGTGCTGGAAGGCTGGGCGCCGAAGGAGGAGATCGTCCACGCGGTGTTCCCGTCGCGGCGCGGGGTGCTGCCGGCGGTGCGCGCACTGATCGATTTCCTGGCCCAGCGTTTCGCCGCGCTCGACGTGGATTGA
- a CDS encoding pirin family protein yields MEFPIKKILNIGSAPGRHWVGDGFPVHGMFGYSGPGVAERSPFLLLDYAAPTSFTPNDGYRRGVGQHPHRGFETVTIVYEGEVEHRDSTGRGGVIGRGDVQWMTAGSGILHEEFHSERFSREGGPFEMVQLWVNLPARDKMAAPGYQAITDASIPVVTLPEGRGQLRVIAGEFDGQAGPASTFSPLHVWDLRLAAGAHIDLPLPEGWTTMLVVLDGTVQVNGDALLRATQMATFSTEGDRVQVEANGEAKLLLLAGEPIDEPVVGYGPFVMNSQAEIAEAVRDFNSGKFGSMA; encoded by the coding sequence GTGGAGTTCCCCATCAAGAAGATCCTCAACATCGGCAGCGCCCCCGGACGCCACTGGGTGGGCGACGGCTTCCCGGTCCACGGCATGTTTGGCTACAGCGGCCCGGGCGTGGCCGAGCGCAGCCCCTTCCTGCTGCTGGACTATGCGGCGCCGACCTCGTTCACCCCCAACGACGGCTACCGCCGCGGCGTCGGCCAGCATCCGCACCGCGGCTTCGAGACCGTCACCATCGTCTACGAGGGCGAGGTGGAGCACCGCGATTCCACCGGCCGCGGCGGGGTGATCGGGCGCGGCGACGTGCAGTGGATGACCGCCGGCAGCGGCATCCTCCACGAGGAGTTCCATTCCGAGCGTTTCAGCCGCGAAGGCGGGCCGTTCGAGATGGTGCAGCTGTGGGTCAACCTGCCGGCGCGCGACAAGATGGCCGCGCCCGGCTACCAGGCCATCACCGATGCCAGCATCCCGGTGGTCACCCTGCCCGAAGGCCGCGGCCAGCTGCGGGTCATCGCCGGCGAGTTCGATGGCCAGGCCGGCCCGGCCAGCACCTTCAGCCCGCTGCATGTCTGGGATCTGCGGCTGGCGGCCGGCGCCCACATCGACCTGCCGCTGCCGGAAGGCTGGACCACGATGCTGGTGGTGCTCGACGGCACCGTGCAGGTCAATGGCGATGCGCTGCTGCGCGCGACGCAGATGGCGACGTTCTCGACCGAAGGCGACCGCGTGCAGGTGGAAGCCAATGGCGAAGCCAAGCTGCTGCTGCTGGCCGGCGAGCCGATCGACGAGCCGGTGGTCGGCTACGGGCCGTTCGTGATGAACAGCCAGGCGGAGATCGCCGAAGCCGTCCGCGATTTCAACAGCGGCAAGTTCGGGTCGATGGCCTGA